Proteins co-encoded in one Candidatus Goldiibacteriota bacterium HGW-Goldbacteria-1 genomic window:
- a CDS encoding endoglucanase, giving the protein MRKFYLTLTALLCCSVFLSAADSDIVYCGAGYKPVMSKKASVNVPCTSFQVLRSSDNASVYSGTASAPVYTSDSERNVYVLDFSPLTTPGNYYINVDGVGRTQGFEISETVFEDVFKKVFLGMYMWRSGTAVSYTYGSTTYSWNAGHMANANLYYSNEPYSNSYKDGTGGWYDAGDYGRYLGNVGITVWPMFMAWEDFGDSINAMTYGIPDLNPGMPEYLQEIKWETDWLFKMMYADGSGKIHDKLTSKNHTSMNVLPANDTSLMYFLPWSTYATSNFAGTMAMAARYFAPYDSFYAQECLDAAELAFQALIDNPSIVTFDAYGLGFYTGIYNGDDAGNRIWAAAELFASTGKTVYRDYFEARASSGYMQSIYDWNNLLDMAMLTYYFCDRPGKNSVITDRIRTNTINTANGIVSSVNSHGYGRSMSNHWWGSNGVVARMSVILYSAFKMTGDYKYRNAGFEILSHLFGRNHFGRSQVTGIGTNPALYPHDRRCNADGIAAPIPGYLVGGSHGSNNTDDPIIGAMPAGLPKAAYWVDNVGSYSSNEIAINWQAGLIYGVAAFLKDGPAPTVTPTVTVTLTRTNTPIVSPTPTRTLTATKTATRTITFTSTASPTPTITLTSTVTPFVTSTPTFTITMTSTITITATPTSEIPSVYITVGEHFPYPNPSKGNEIKIRYQIIKGLAKTVNIHFYTLADRKFDTIKENNIGIGWHEVLWKPKKKLASGMYYYVIEADNGKFGGLNKKAIKQGAVVVIK; this is encoded by the coding sequence ATGCGTAAATTTTACCTGACACTCACCGCTCTTTTATGCTGTTCGGTTTTTCTTTCAGCCGCTGACAGCGATATTGTTTATTGCGGTGCAGGATATAAACCTGTAATGTCAAAAAAGGCATCGGTTAATGTGCCCTGCACCTCGTTTCAGGTGCTTAGGTCATCGGATAATGCATCTGTTTATTCCGGCACTGCATCAGCGCCTGTATATACTTCTGACAGCGAAAGAAATGTTTATGTTCTGGACTTTTCGCCGCTTACAACGCCGGGCAATTATTACATAAATGTGGACGGGGTGGGCAGGACGCAGGGTTTTGAAATTTCAGAAACGGTTTTTGAGGATGTTTTTAAAAAAGTTTTTCTTGGAATGTATATGTGGCGGTCCGGAACCGCGGTTTCTTATACTTACGGCAGTACAACATATTCCTGGAACGCCGGACATATGGCTAACGCGAATTTATACTATTCAAACGAGCCGTATTCAAATTCATACAAGGACGGCACAGGCGGCTGGTATGACGCTGGAGATTACGGAAGATACCTGGGAAATGTGGGGATAACAGTATGGCCTATGTTTATGGCGTGGGAAGATTTCGGCGATTCAATAAATGCCATGACATACGGGATTCCTGATTTAAATCCGGGGATGCCGGAATATCTTCAGGAAATAAAATGGGAAACCGACTGGCTGTTTAAAATGATGTACGCGGACGGCAGCGGTAAAATTCACGATAAGCTTACAAGCAAAAATCACACTTCAATGAACGTGTTGCCCGCGAATGACACTTCGCTTATGTATTTTCTTCCGTGGAGCACGTATGCCACTTCTAATTTCGCCGGCACGATGGCAATGGCGGCAAGATACTTCGCGCCCTATGATTCGTTTTACGCGCAGGAATGCCTTGACGCCGCGGAACTTGCGTTTCAGGCATTAATAGACAATCCGTCAATAGTAACATTTGACGCTTACGGGCTTGGTTTTTACACCGGCATTTATAACGGAGATGACGCGGGCAACAGGATATGGGCGGCCGCGGAACTTTTTGCGTCCACGGGAAAAACGGTTTACCGCGATTATTTTGAAGCAAGGGCTTCAAGCGGATATATGCAGTCTATATATGACTGGAATAATCTTTTAGATATGGCTATGCTTACTTATTATTTCTGCGACAGGCCGGGTAAGAATTCGGTCATTACGGACAGGATAAGAACCAACACGATAAATACAGCAAATGGGATTGTTTCATCCGTTAATTCTCATGGCTATGGAAGGTCAATGTCAAATCACTGGTGGGGAAGTAACGGCGTGGTGGCAAGGATGTCTGTGATTTTATATTCGGCTTTTAAAATGACAGGGGATTACAAATATAGAAATGCCGGCTTTGAAATATTAAGCCATCTGTTTGGCAGAAATCATTTTGGACGCTCTCAGGTAACGGGTATCGGCACTAACCCCGCGCTTTATCCGCATGACAGAAGGTGTAATGCCGACGGAATTGCCGCGCCGATACCGGGGTATCTTGTGGGCGGTTCGCATGGGTCTAATAATACGGATGACCCGATAATTGGAGCAATGCCCGCTGGGCTTCCAAAGGCCGCGTATTGGGTCGATAATGTGGGTTCTTATTCATCAAATGAAATTGCCATTAACTGGCAGGCAGGGCTGATATACGGTGTTGCTGCTTTTTTAAAAGACGGGCCGGCGCCTACGGTTACGCCTACCGTTACGGTAACCCTGACAAGAACAAACACTCCTATTGTATCGCCGACGCCGACAAGGACACTTACAGCGACAAAGACAGCCACAAGGACAATTACTTTTACAAGCACAGCTTCGCCTACGCCTACAATTACGTTGACATCAACGGTTACGCCGTTTGTGACATCCACGCCCACGTTTACCATAACCATGACGTCAACAATAACAATTACAGCCACCCCAACTTCCGAAATTCCTTCGGTTTATATAACGGTGGGTGAACATTTTCCTTATCCAAACCCGTCAAAAGGAAATGAAATTAAAATAAGATATCAGATAATAAAAGGGCTGGCAAAAACAGTTAACATTCATTTTTACACCCTTGCAGACAGAAAGTTTGACACGATAAAAGAGAATAACATAGGTATAGGATGGCATGAAGTTTTGTGGAAGCCCAAAAAGAAACTTGCGTCCGGAATGTATTATTATGTCATTGAAGCGGACAACGGGAAGTTTGGTGGATTAAATAAGAAAGCTATAAAGCAGGGTGCGGTTGTGGTAATAAAATAG